AAAACTTCAAGAATGGGGTGATCATCGCTCGATACAATATCCATGCGGGACAAGACTTCTTCCACATCCCGCTTTTGATCTTCGCTTTCTGCATGAGAGATATCGCGTACATGCACAATAACATCTGCCTCAGTGACTTCTTCCAGGGTTGCCCTAAACGCGGCGACCAACTCGTGCGGCAGATCAGAAACAAATCCCACCGTGTCAGACAAAATCACACGACGACCTGAGGGTAAGACAACGGCGCGCATGGTTGGGTCCAATGTCGCAAACAGTTGATCCTTGGCATAGACTTGAGCATTTGTGAGTGTGTTGAAAAGTGTCGACTTACCAGCGTTGGTATAGCCAACCAAGGCAACAATCGGATACGGCACCCGTTTGCGCGCTGCCCGGTGCAGGTCACGTGTGCGTACAACTTTCTCGAGTTCTTTTTTGAGACGCGTGATCCGATCCCCAATAAGTCGCCGGTCAATTTCGATTTGGGTTTCACCAGGGCCACCAAGAAACCCAGAACCACCGCGTTGGCGCTCCAAGTGAGTCCAACTGCGGACCAGGCGGCTTTTCTGATAGGTCAGATGCGCCAGTTCCACCTGAAGTTGACCTTCGCGGGTTCTCGCCCGCTCGCCAAAGATCTCTAGGATCAATCCAGTCCGATCAATAACTTTGGTTTTCCAGGCGCGCTCTAGGTTACGTTGTTGACCCGGCGACAGACTGTGGTCGGCAATAACAAGGTCAACTTCCAAACCCTCTATTAGATCAGCAAAGCGCTCAACCACGCCTTTGCCGAACAACGTCGAAGGGCGCGGTTTTGAGACAGCCAAGTGTTCAGCGTGAACAATCTCCAAGTTAATTGCGAGCGCGAGACCGCAGGCTTCATCCAGACGCGCCCGCGCATCCTCAGCGCCCGCTCCTTTTGAAAAATCTGGATGAAGGATGATGGTCCGTGTTTTAGCAATCTCAGTTGAGTAGGTGTCTGACTTTTGATCGTTTGTGGTCACTTAAATCTGCAAGCCTATTCGGCTGCCTCTTCTGACTTGCCGGTCTCGTCGTCGGTCTCAGGTTCAAATAACTGAAGAGGACCAGACGGCATTACGGTCGATATGGCGTGTTTATAAACAAGTTGGGTGTGTCCATCCCGTCGCAGAAGCATCGAGAAGTTATCAAACCATGTAACAATTCCCTGAAGTTTGACGCCATTGATCAAAAATACAGTGACTGGGATCTTATTCTTGCGAATTGTGTTGAGAAAGACGTCCTGAACGTTTTGTGATTTTTCGCCAGACATTGTTAAGCCCTTGTTTTAATTTATTTATTGTCCAGTGGCGTTGTCGCTGCACGGACTTGCCCCCGTATCTAGAAGGTTTCGCGCGATCGGGTCAACCACAGTTGGAACCCAAGTATACTCTACCTTGGGTTAAGAGAGCTGAGAATCAAGTATTTCAAGGCTTTTAAGTCGGCAACGCGATGGTCTGGAGATGAGTCTGGATAGCCATCTCCGACCAATATTGTGGTGCAATTTGCAGCACGCCCACAGGCCACATCGATATCATTATCCCCGATAAACCAGATGTTTGGGTTGGGCCTGAGGTTTGCTGGCCGCAGGGCATCATACACCGGATCCGTTGCTGGTTTGTCCTGGGCGCTATCACCGGAACCGATCACAGCTCCAAAGTTATTTTGCCAACCGAAGTGAGTGACTTCTGTTCTCAGGTAGTGTCCCGTCTTGTTGCTGACCAAAGCCATATAAACAGGCTGAAGATTTAACGAGACCAGTAATTCTTCAGCGCATTCCTTTTCTTTAATGCGTTCAAGGTGCAACGTGCCATAAGACTTAAGATAAATGTCCCGGGCCGCTTCCCAGTTATCGCCAAACTCTTTCGGAAAGGCATCGCGCGCAGACAGTCCTAACCAGTTTTCCCATTGTTCATAGGTCCAAGGAGTTCGCCCAAAAGCTTCAAGCGTATGGTTCATTGCTGCCGCTAATACCGGGTGCGTATCAACCAACGTGCCGTCCCAATCGAACAACAATGCTAAGGGTTTAGGTAAGGGGTTAGGTGACGGCTGCACGTTGAGTTCACACACCCGACCAACTGGTAACGCGATCCAATGTAAATAAAAAAGACTGATAGCGATCTCGCAGGTCGCGGGCGATTTCACCAGGATGACCATTGGCCACGATGCTGTCATCAATTTGAACCACAGGGAGCACGAAGGTGGTCGTCCCTGTTAAGAAAACCTCTCGTGCTTGCAGGACGTCGGCAAGGGTGAAGACAGCTTCTTTGACTGGATAGCCGGCTTCTTCGGCCAGTTGCATGACGCGCAATCTGGTTACCCCACCCAGAATCTCAGGCCCAAGGGGCCGTGTCACTAAAACGCCCTCTTTATCGACGATCCACACATTGGCAGCACTGGCTTCCGTAACCGTGCCATCTGGGTCAATCAAAAGCGCCTCAAACGCTTTGGCCTGTTTTGCTGCTTGTTTTGTGAGAACATTGGGCAGCAGACCGACAGACTTGATATCCCGCCGTTTCCATCGCAGGTCGTCTTGAACCGTAAGGGAGACCCCCTGCTCTGCCTGAGCATTACTTGGCCCCAGGCCATGGCGGACGGTCATCACAACTGAGCATTTTACGTGATCACCCGGAAATGGGTGATTGCGCGGTGCCGTTCCACGATTGATCTGTATATAAAGTATGCCGTTCGTCACTTTATTGCGCCGCAGGATTTCCCGGCTCACAACAGTCAGTGCCCGTGTAGAGGGAGGGTTGGGAAAGAGCAGTTCTGCCATAGACCGTTCCAGACGGTCCATGTGCGGTTTGAAATCAACAGCGCAGCCGTTCCATATGGCGACAACTTCATACACGCCATCAGCGAATTGGAAACCACGATCTTCAATGGAGACAGACGCGCTATTTTGCGGTTCGTATCTTCCGTTTACATAAGCGAGACGAGTCATAGCGTTCTAAAAATATTCCAGCTGAACGGAAAATAGTTTCTCGATCCTTCTAACAGCTTCAGTCGCCGCAAAGAGAATGATGCGATCACCACCTTCGACCACAGTTTGCGGGCGTGGCACGATGATTTGACCATCCCGAATAATGGCACCAAATCTCGCCTTACCCGGAAGATCAACGTCCTTCAGCGGCTTACCAACAAGCGTTGACGTTTCCATAGCGTCTGCGACGATAAGTTCACCAAAGTTTTCCTGTACGGAATACGCCGCATGCACCCTCCCCCGCCGCACGTGAGACAGGATTTGAGAGACAGTAATTGAGCGAGGATTTACAACAACATCAATGCCAAGCGGCCCCATTAAAGGGTTATAGGTCGACTTATTTACCAATGTAATAACGCGCTGTGCTCCGAATTTCTTAGCCAGAAGCGAAGACAATACGTTGGTCTCATCATCTTCAGTAACGGCAATAACCGTTTCCGCTTTATCGACACCTGCCTCGTAAAGAATTTCAGGTTCCAGAATACTCCCGTTCAGCACGACAGTATTCTTAAGGTGAGAGGAAATGACCGATGCTCTATTTTTGTTTAACTCAATAATTTTGAGATTGATTTCAGGGTGGGCACGCTCCAATTCCTGAGCCAGAAAAAGGCCAATGTTACCGCCGCCAAAAATAACTGCGCGTCTTGTTTCTGGCTCCTCATGACCAAAAGCAGCCATGGCGCGCTCACATTGATCAGAAGCCACCACAAAATACACATCATCTCCGGGGAACATTTCGTCCTCGGCGTGCGGTATGATTGACGTATCGCCGCGCTTAATCCCGACAACGATGATTTGCATTTCAGGAAACAAACTTGTGAGCTGTCGGAGCGGTGTGTTGATCAGCGGGGTGTCTTCGGTCATGCGCACACCGATCAGTCGCACTTTATCGTCGGCTAAGGGAATAACGTCCATAGCGCCAGGAACTTCCAGGCGGCGTGTGACGGCTCGTGCAATCTCAATTTCAGGGGAAATCACGACATCGATTGGAAGGTTGTCCCGAGAAAAGAGGCTGGACCACATCGGCGCGAGATAACTTTGACTGCGAATGCGTGCAATCTTTGTCGGCACTTCAAACAAAGAGTGGGCCACCTGGCAGGCGACCATATTCACTTCATCCATCAGGGTGACAGCAATAATCATGTCAGCATCTTTGATACCGGCTCGTTCCAGAACATCTGGATGAGCGGCATGGCCCACCATGCCCTTCACATCAAGAGATTCTGATAACTGTCGAATGAGTTCGGGGCTGCGGTCTACAACCGTAACATCGTTTGCTTCAGTTGCGAGATAACGGGCAATGTTAGAGCCAACTTCGCCAGCACCACAAATGACCACTTTCATTGTTTGTCTCCGTCCTTGTGCTGGGTGTCACCTGACTCAGCTTCGGTGACGTTCACATCGCGGCGGAGGCGCACCTCGGTCGTAACCCCAAGAGACTTAAGTTTGCGGTGCAATGCGGAGCGTTCCATGCCAACAAATTCTGCGGTTCTGGATATATTTCCGCCATACCGGATGACTTGCGCCATAAGGTATTCCCGTTCAAACATTTCGCGCGCTTCTCTTAACGGCAACATCATGATTTCGTCGGAACGTTCCAGGCGCAGCATTTGTGGTGCGTCAGTTGACAGATCAGCCGGCAACATATCCGCACGAATGGCATCGTCCGATGTCCCTGGAGCCATAATAAGCAACCAGTCAATGACGTTGCGAAGCTGGCGTGCATTTCCAGGCCACGGGTGTGTTTGCAAGGCGGCAATAGCGTCTTCAGCTAAACTGCGAGGAGGAATACCTGCCGTGTGAGCGCCTTTCTCCATAAAATATCGAGCCAGTGCGGGAATATCTTCTCTTCTGTCCGATAACGACGGGACTTCAATAGGGACGACAGCCAATCGATAATAGAGTTCTTCGCGAAACCGTCCTTCTTTTATTTCGCGCTTTAGATCTCTGTTCGTGGTGGCAATAACCCGCACATCGACTTCAACTGCCCCTTGTCCATTCCCGCGCTCCAAGCGTTGGTCTTGTAAAATTCTTATAATGCGGCTTTGGGTTTCAAGCGGCATATCCGCGACTTCATCAAGAAGAAGTGTCCCGCCGTCTGCTTGATCAAACAGTCCGCCACCCGTGTCACCCGCTCCAGCACCAAACAGAAACTCGTTCAGGCGATCAGGTTGCAAAGATGCACAATTGACAACAACGAACGGGGCAGCAGATCTCTTTGAGTTTCTATGGATGAGTCGCGCTACAATTTCTTTGCCTGCGCCTGCAGCGCCGGTGATTAAGACCCGTGATCCCGTCGGACCAACGCGCTCTATTGTACGACTAAGATGAGCGATTGCATTGCATTTACCAATAAGGTCTTCGGGTTTTCCAGCCCGCGTTTTTAGTTCAATGTTTTCGCGGCGAAGTTTGGCTGACTCTATGGCACGTTCAACGAACAGCAAAAGCCGGTCAGATTGGAACGGTTTTTCAATAAACTCATAAGCACCGAATTTCATAGCTTTAACAGCCGTTTCAATGGTGCCGTGTCCACTAATCATAATCACTTGAGTTTGTGGACGGAGCGTTTTTATAGCTTTGAGCAAATCCATTCCATCCATGGAGCTGCCTTCCAACCATATATCCAGCAATACGACTGCGGGAGACCGTGATCGTACTTCTGACAAGGCTTGATCAGCAGTGCTAGCCTGGCGGGTCGCATACCCTTCATCTTCAAGTATGCCCGATATCATGACCCGGATATCAGGCTCATCATCAACTATGAGAATATCTGCTGACATATTTACTTAAGCACTTTCTGCAATTGAGGCTGAACTAGAGATAGGTGGACTCACCTTTTCATCTATTGGATTTTTCTTGCCCCTGTTTGCGGTGTCTATGACCAGCGGAAAGTGGAACACAATCCTGGCGCCACCATTGGCCGCATCTTCCATTAACAACCGTCCCTTGTGATCCTCTACGATTTTCCAAACAATCGCCAAACCAAGTCCGGTGCCTTTCGCGCGGGTCGTTATATAGGGCTCAGTCAATCTCTGGCGGACCTCATCTTTAGGCAAACCGACACCGTTATCAGTAATCTCAAGGAAGCACGTATTATCATCAACCCCTATAGACACATCGATCGTGCCTGCCCCCTTATCGCGTCTCCCACCGGTTTTTGCGTCAATGGCTTCAACAGCATTCTTTAACACGTTAGAGAGCGCCTGCCGGATTTGCGAAGCATCACAGTTAATCAGCACCGGGTCTTTAGGAGCCGCATAATTTATCGTAATGTGGGGATAGGCTGTCTTGGGCAACACAATTGCACCTGAAGTCAGTTCAACCAGATTTGTAACGGCCATGTTTGGCTGTGGCATACGTGCAAAGGATGAAAATTCATCGACCATTTGTCCGATGTCGCTAACGTGACGGATAATCGTATCCGTACAAAGTTCAAAAGCGCCCGTATCGTCTCCCACTTTAGAGAGGTAACGCTTTTTCAATCGCTCAGCGGAAAGTTGGATAGGTGTGAGAGGATTCTTAATTTCATGCGCAATGCGTCGCGCCACATCTGCCCAAGCCGCTTTGCGCTGTGCGGTCTGAAGCTCGGTGATGTCGTCAAAGGTGAAGACAAATCCGAGAATTTCACCCTCATTTTGTTCTGCTGTTAGACGTACCAGAAAAACACGACTGTGCCCTTTAGCTGTGACCCTGGTTTCTTGCTCTATGGTCCGGTCCGGATACGATTTAACTTCCTCTATTAACGGGGCAAACTCTGGGACGTAATTTATCAATGGCTTGCCAACACTGTCTAACAAGGCGACGTTCAAAAGGTCGGAAGCGGCGCGATTTGGTAATGTTATGTTTCCATCTGGATCCAAACCGATAACGCCTGCAGTCACTCCAGATAAAACGGCTTCCGTAAAACGCCGACGCTCGTCCAATTGCGCATTTGCTTCCACGAGAGCCTCGCGCTGCGTGGCCAAACGACTGGTCATACGGTTAAAGGCGCGGCCCAAAGAGGCCACTTCATCACTCGCCGCTTTTTCCTCAACACGAACGGTGAAGTCTCCCTGACGCACCCGCTCAGAGGCAGAAATTAAATCCACAATTGGTTTTGCTAAACGCGTTGCCAGCGTCAATCCGAACCACACCGATGTCATTAGAAGCAGCAACGCCACAACAATAAAGAGCAGTGTAAAGCTAATCTCGATCTCAGAGCGGCGGCCTTCCAGCATCAGATATTCATCTACCGCGTCTTGCGTACGGGAAACGCGGTTTAAAACCTTGGCATCTATGAACCGCCCGACATACAGGTAACTGCCAGGTAAGCCTTCCAGCCTCACCAGAGCGCGGACACGGTCTCCAGCCTCGCCGGTGACCACGCCGACCTCCCCCATGTTTGCCTGGGCGATAACGCGCATCGGAATTTGTTCACCGGACTGCAGAGCAAAGGTGTATCCCGCTTTCGCAATCACCTGCATATCATCGCGGAAGATAACCGCCTCTGTTAGCCCCCTCAGTGCAGCTTGAGTTGATAAAAAGCGATCTAAAACACCTTCCGATCGGTTGAGTTGTGGCCATTGACGATTGATATCACTGGCCACGGATAAAGCATCTGCGCGGATAACCTGGATGTGTTCAGCAAGGTAAGCTTCTGCGACTTCCGTTGACTCTACCAACGCGGTTCTCACGCGCTCACTGAACCAGCTTTCAACACCCAATGTGAATAAAAGTGCGGCGAAAATCATCATCACGATGGCAGGCGTTATAGCGACGACGCCAAACAGCAACGCCAATCTCACATGAAGGCGGCTTCCGCTGACCCCGGACCGGCGGTTACTCCATAACTTTGCAACGTGACGCGTAATTAAAACGCCAAGCGCTAATAATAAGAACAGGTCGATGTTCAGAAGAATCAGAACCGTATTTGCACTTGGTCCGCTCTCGCCCCAGGATGAGAGAGCTGCAAACGTCGCAACCCCAGAGACAATCGCCGCTAGCGATAGAATCATCACTAACGCGTTCACCAGTCTCATACGGCGCGCCCACACAAAGAAGCGAAGCGTAAGCCGCCGCAAAGACAATGGGCGATGCACTATATCCATATGCCCTCGACCGCATGCAACACCGGTAAAATTGACGACAATTCTGCCGGTTGATTAACGAAGGCCACGGACAACATTGATATCCAATTCCTTGATTTTCTTCCGCAACGTGTTGCGGTTCAGTCCTAGGACTCTCGCGGCCTTGAGTTGGTTACCCGCGGTCGCGTTTAAAGTTAAAGAAACCAATGGGCGTTCCATCTCATGGAGCATGCGATCATAAAGGCCTTCCGGAGGCAGCGCTCCGCCATGTTGTGAGAAGTAGCGTAGGAGATGTTTTTCAATCGCCTCACTAAGATTTTCCGATGCATCTTCATTATGAATAGCTTCAGTCGAAACCGTATTCAGTTCCATTTCCACGGCTTCTACACCGATTGTTTCTTCAGCATAAAGCGCGGCAAGCCTTTTAACCAAATTCTCAAGCTCTCTGACGTTGCCGGGCCAGCGATAAGCTTTCATCTTGTCGATCGCAGAGGGCTCTATCCTTTTCTCTGGCAGTCCCTCTTCTACAGCTTGATCGAGAAAATGCTGAACCAATTCCGGAATATCTTCCACGCGCTGCCGTAAAGCTGGAAGCCTGACCGGCACAACGTTCAACCGGTAGTATAGGTCTTCTCGAAAAAGGCCCATTTTTATCATGTCGGCCAAGTTTCTATGAGTTGCCGCGATGATTCTCACATTTGCTTTAACAGAGGTCTGACCTCCGACACTGGTGTACTCGCCTTCCTGTAAGACGCGCAGCAGTCGTGTTTGAGCTTCTGCGGGCATATCGCCAATCTCATCAAGAAACAACGTACCGCCAGCCGCCTGTTCAAATTTTCCAGATGTTCTTTGGGAAGCTCCTGTGAATGCCCCCTTTTCATGACCAAAGAGTTCGCTTTCAATCAACTCCCTCGGAATAGCCGCCATGTTAACAGCGACAAAGGGGCCAGAGCGCCGCTGTCCATAATCATGCAATGCGCGGGCGACTAGTTCTTTCCCAGTCCCAGACTCCCCTGTGATCATCACAGTCAGGTCAGATTTAATCAATCGGGCGACGGAACGGTAGACTTCTTGCATGGCTGGCGAACGGCCAATAAGGGGAAGGTCTTCTTCATCAGGCGTAGCCGTTCTTATTTGTGCGCCAACTGAAGTTGTATCCAGGGCACGTTTGACTACGGACACCAATTCGTCAAGATCGAAAGGCTTCGGTAGGTATTCAAAGGCGCCTCGCTCAGCAGCCTTCACAGCCGTTAATAAAGTGTTCTGAGCACTCATCACAATAATGCGTAGGTCGGGACGCTTTTTTCTGATGCGGGGGATCAAGTCCAGCCCATTTTCATCTGGCATAACGACATCTGTGATCACGAGATCACCATCGCCGGCCTCAATCCAATTCCACAGCGTTGAGGCGTTATCGGTCGCGCGAACAGTATAACCCGCTCGCCCCAAAGCCTGATTAAGGACAGTGCGGATACCTGTGTCGTCATCAGCGATAAGAATAGAGGCTTCGGCCATCAGTCCTCCCCTTCGCTGAGTATTGGTAGCATAATCCGAAAGACCGTGCCGCGCCGGTCAGATTCAAACTCTATAACACCGCCATGGTCTGAAACAATTTTAGACACCAGCGCTAATCCTAAGCCGGTGCCATTTAACTTGGTTGTGACAAAAGGGTCAAAAAGGTGCGCTTTTAAGTCTTCCGGCACACCTGAACCATTATCGGCAACAGAAACAACGAGTGGCAGTTGAAGTCGCTTGTTAGACCCAGCGACTTTCAAACGCACGCCCGGTTGGTATGATGTCGAGAGAGTGATCTCGCCACCTTGCTCAGGAGATGCTTCTGCCGCATTTTTTATCAGATTAAGCAATACCTGAATCAACTGGTCTTTATTTCCGAAAACCGGCGGCAAGGAAGGATCATATTTTTCAACGTACTTGATCCCCTTCCCGAACCCATTTTCAGAAATGCGCCGTACATGTTCGAGAATCGTATGAATATTAACACCTTCGCGCGCAAGCGGACGGTCATCTGAAAAGACCTCCATGCGATCGACCAAGGCAACAATGCGATCAGCCTCTGCACAAATCAGTTTTGTCAAAGTAACGTCATCTGGGTCAGCATTTTGCTCTAAAAGTTGTGCGGCACCGCGAATACCCGACAATGGATTTTTAATCTCATGGGCCAGCAAGGTCGCCATAGCCGTTACAGAACGCACGCTGTTACGATTTTCTAACTGTTGGCCAATTTTTAGCGCGCGCGTGTGCTCTTGTAACGACACAACAACCACGTCTTCCCGGTCAATCAAGGGGGCTCCGTACGCCGACATCACGCGTATTCCGGTCTTCGGCGTGTCCAAAGTGAGTCCATACTCAGAAACAGGAGCACCATCTCTCAAGACCTGACCAATGAGAGCGTAAACAGCCCCATCAAAAGGCAACACTTCAGCGAGATCATGCCCGATAAGGCCACTTGAACTGGTTTGAAAAAGCTGTTCAGCAGCTCCATTCGCATAACGAATTTGATAGGTGCGGTCGACCACAAGCGTTGCCGCTGCCAGCGCGGACAATACTTCGTCAGGTTGTATTGGGTACTCTAGCTTAATGACCGAGGAGAATTGCGCCATCAGGCTGCTTCCGCGATGGTTAAATCATCCGCCTCAAACAGCTCAGTGATCAATTTGATAACGCGATCAGGATCAGACTCAGTATTGATGGCTGTCCGGAATTGATTTGCGCCATTGAGACCGTATGCAGACCAAGCCAAATGTTTACGCGCGACGCGAACGCCTTTACCAGAACCGTAATGACTTAAGAGAGAGTCATAGTGAGACAACAAAGCCTCTCTGCGCTCCTCTCGTGTGGGGTCGGAAAGCTTTGATCCGGTTGCCAGGAAATGTGCGACTTGCGACGGAAACCAAGGCTTGCCGTAACAGCCTCGTCCAACCATCACACCATCCGCCCCAGATTTTTCAAGCGCAACGACCGCGTCCTCTTCTGATGTAATGTCACCATTAACTATGACAGGTACAGTGACAGCATCTTTAACCGGTGCAACGGCACCCCAATCCGCCGATCCGTTATACATTTGCATACGCGTACGACCATGCACTGTAATCAGTTGAATTCCAGCGGCTTCAGCTTTACGTGCAAGTGACGGCGCATTTTGGTTGTCGTGATCCCACCCAAGGCGCATCTTCAGTGTGACAGGAACATCGACGGCCTCAACCACAGCTTCGATAATGCGTAAAGCGTGATCTTCGTCCCTCATGAGGGCGGACCCTGCCCAGCCTTTAACAACTTTCTTTACGGGGCACCCCATATTGATATCGATGAGCATTGCGCCACGTTGCTGATTCAGCAGAGCCGCTTCGGCCATCACATCTGGGTCACAGCCTGCAAGTTGCACAGCCATAGGGCCTTCGTCGTCACAAGAGGTGCTCATGCGTAAAGTATCGCGATGAGCACGAACCATTTGCTGACTGGCAATCATTTCAGAGAAGACTAACCCAGCGCCGAACCCGCGCACCAAAGCCCGAAACGGTTGATCTGACACTCCTGACATGGGGGCCAGAAGTACAGGGCTATCAAAAACAATGCCGCCGATGGCGAGGGCCATGAGAATCCGATGATCAGAGGTGCCTAATTCTTAGGCATTTGCGACTCAAAAAGCTTATAAATCAAGATGTTTTATTACTGAAAAACATCACTAAATCACCTAACCCCATGAAATCTGCCATTTTGCAAGAACACGCTGTGATGCAAAAGGGCAACTCTGGTTGCTCATAATACCACATGCTATGGCACGTCTGACAAAATGAATCCTGCCGAACGGAATCTCAGCCAAGCTATGACAACGATTGCAGCCCTTATTGTCGCCGCTGGCCGTGGCACACGGTTTAGATCGGTTTTACCCAAGCAGTACGCAATGCTGGCTGGAAAGCCTGTGATACGGCACGCGGTTGATGCGTTTAAAGCCAATTCTCAAATAGACTTCGTGGTAGCTGTTATTCACCCTGATGATCATCTCGAATATGCAACAGCGACCGACGGAGCTGAGATGCTTCCCCCTGTTTATGGGGGAGCGACCCGCCAAGAGTCCGTCAAGCGAGGACTAGAAGCGCTTGCCGAACTCAAACCCGATTTTGTTCTGGTCCACGATGGGGCGCGACCAATCGTGAGCAATGAGATTAATGAACGGGTCATCGGCGCGCTTCTCAATGGTGCAGATGCTGTTTTACCTGTGCTGCCGATTGCTGAGACTTTGAAACGCATAGATGAAACGGGTCACGTCACAAATACCATTGATCGAACAAATGTAACTCGCGCGCAAACCCCTCAAGGGTTCAATTTTCAAAAGCTTTTCGACGCGCACCAGAAATACCAAGGCCAATCTCTGACCGATGATGCCGCCGTCTTAGAACAGGCTGGACTTCGCATCGCCACCGTTGCGGGAGACCCACAAAACATCAAAATCACGGAGCAACACGACTTGTACGCAACAGCCCAACTCCTCATGGAAACACGCATCGGCTCAGGCTTCGATGTCCACCGGTTTGGCGAGGGTGATGGCGTGACCTTAGGCGGCGTTTTGATTCCAATGGATAAGTCGTTACTCGGTCATTCAGATGCCGATGTTGTACTTCATGCGGCGACAGACGCCATACTAGGGGCCTTAAGTGATGGCGATATTGGCGTTCATTTTCCACCTACGAATGTTGCATACAAAGATGCCTCTTCCGACCGCTTTTTAGCGTTTGCTATAGATCGTTTGGATCAGCGTGGAGGTTCGCTCGTCCATCTCGACATAACCGTCATCTGTGAAATCCCAAAGCTGTCCCCCCATCGCGATAAACTTCAGAAGTCCATTGCCGCCATTGCTCGTGTGCCCGTGTCACGGGTCAGCATTAAAGCCACAACAACTGAAGGGCTTGGATTTACCGGTCGTAAAGAGGGGATTGCCTGTCAGGTAACCGCGACACTCAAAGTACCTGCAACTTGATCTTTGATTACTGCGTTTGTTCGACAATCCAACTTAAATAAGCGGGTAACCCTCCCGACATATCGTAAGACACAACACATGGGATGTCATAGGAATGACAGTCCTTGAGACGTGACATTGCTGCGTCCCGCTGTCCAAGGGTCGTCTTAGCGATCAAAATAGTCTCTTTCGCTGACTCTATCTTATCATTCCATCGATACACGGATGTTGCGTTTTGAATAATGTTTACGCACGCCACCAGACGTTCGTTGACCAGTATTTCAGCCAAGGTCTTGGCTTCTGCTTCATCACTTGCTGTCGCGTAAATCATGCAGGTTTCCATGCGTTTTAACCTCTCAACAACGGTGCTATGGATTTGTTAACCAGGACCCTACATTATAATTGTAAAAACAAGTCCAATGGACTGGGGATATCCCATGGACGCTAAGTTACCAAAAGCACAACGCCTTTCTTTGGCGCAACGTAAGTGGCTGAACCGCGGGTTAACCCAACCCGGCGGAAAACTTCCGTTGTTTGACGAAAATGGCAAGAAAATCAGCCCGCAAGTTGTCAAAAAATGTGTCGAAGCGGGATGGGCTGAGCCATGGTTCTCAAACCAGCTTAAGCCCAACTGGCTGGTGTGTAAGCTCACGCCCGATGGACGCAGCATTTTAAATCAA
The sequence above is drawn from the Rhodospirillaceae bacterium genome and encodes:
- a CDS encoding bifunctional 2-C-methyl-D-erythritol 4-phosphate cytidylyltransferase/2-C-methyl-D-erythritol 2,4-cyclodiphosphate synthase, encoding MTTIAALIVAAGRGTRFRSVLPKQYAMLAGKPVIRHAVDAFKANSQIDFVVAVIHPDDHLEYATATDGAEMLPPVYGGATRQESVKRGLEALAELKPDFVLVHDGARPIVSNEINERVIGALLNGADAVLPVLPIAETLKRIDETGHVTNTIDRTNVTRAQTPQGFNFQKLFDAHQKYQGQSLTDDAAVLEQAGLRIATVAGDPQNIKITEQHDLYATAQLLMETRIGSGFDVHRFGEGDGVTLGGVLIPMDKSLLGHSDADVVLHAATDAILGALSDGDIGVHFPPTNVAYKDASSDRFLAFAIDRLDQRGGSLVHLDITVICEIPKLSPHRDKLQKSIAAIARVPVSRVSIKATTTEGLGFTGRKEGIACQVTATLKVPAT
- the cutA gene encoding divalent-cation tolerance protein CutA, with amino-acid sequence MIYATASDEAEAKTLAEILVNERLVACVNIIQNATSVYRWNDKIESAKETILIAKTTLGQRDAAMSRLKDCHSYDIPCVVSYDMSGGLPAYLSWIVEQTQ